From Brassica oleracea var. oleracea cultivar TO1000 chromosome C3, BOL, whole genome shotgun sequence, a single genomic window includes:
- the LOC106335893 gene encoding RINT1-like protein MAG2, with protein MDAIKPLPQVSSFSASVFSFLDDRFRDAADLSQSPALVSELETEISELDQRLAGLNRQLESGLASYASFSDRIGGLLIGVNAKLADLSSSRSASDGGKGEEETREHVAGEELPSLAKEVAQVESVRAYAETALKLDTLVGDIEDAVMSSLNKNLPTSRSSGFEEVRLHAIKTLQKTEEILSLVAKRHPRWGRLVSAVDHRVDRALAMLRPQAIADYRALLSSLGWPPQLSNLTSSSLDSKSDDIQNPLFNMEGNLKSQYCGNFHALCSLQGLQLQRKSRQLGSHKAENVLFHQPLWAIEELVNPLTVASQRHFAKWSEKPEFIFALVYKITRDYADSMDELLQPFVDKAKLAGYSCREEWVSAMVSSLSLYLVKEIFPTYVGQLNEPDLSSEAKVSWLHLIDLMISFDKRAQSLVSQSGILSLQEDGNLLRISSLSVFCDRPDWLDIWAEIELDERLVKLKAEMDNDRNWTVKVQDELISTSNVYRPPVVSSILLQHLSSIIERSKSVPAIYLRARFLRLAASSTIQKFLDCLLLRCQEAEGLTALTENNDLIKVSNSINAGHYIESVLDEWCEDVFFLEMGSGQDSPQEAPGQENFTEPSEGIFGEEFEKLEKFRLEWINKLSVVVFRGLDARTREYIKNRKQWQEKRDKEWTVSRALVGALDYLQGKTSIIQENLNKADFTAMWRSLASEIDKLFFNSILMANVKFSDDGVERFREDMEVLYGVFRGWCVRPEGFFPKLSEGLTLLKMKEKQVKEGLSRGKKWLRENGVRYMTEAEAKRIAKSRVFS; from the exons ATGGACGCGATCAAGCCACTTCCTCAGGTCTCGAGCTTCTCCGCTTCAGTCTTTAGCTTCCTCGATGACAGGTTCAGAGACGCCGCGGATCTCTCCCAATCACCCGCTCTGGTCTCCGAATTGGAAACCGAGATTTCCGAATTGGATCAGAGATTAGCCGGGCTGAACCGCCAGCTCGAGTCCGGTTTAGCTTCTTACGCTTCGTTCTCCGATCGCATCGGCGGTCTACTCATCGGAGTCAATGCCAAATTAGCTGATCTCTCTTCGTCTCGCTCCGCGTCAG ATGGCGGAAAGGGGGAGGAGGAGACGAGGGAGCATGTAGCTGGGGAGGAGCTTCCATCACTGGCTAAAGAAGTAGCACAAGTTGAGTCTGTGCGGGCTTATGCTG AGACTGCACTAAAGCTAGATACTTTAGTTGGTGATATAGAGGATGCTGTCATGTCTTCTTTGAATAAAAACTTGCCAACATCTCGGTCAAGTGGTTTTGAA GAAGTGCGTCTACACGCTATCAAAACACTTCAAAAGACAGAAGAGATACTGAGTTTAGTTGCAAAGAGGCATCCTCGCTGGGGACGTCTTGTTTCTGCAGTTGATCATAGAGTGGATAGAGCTTTAGCTATGCTGAGACCTCAAGCGATCGCTGATTACAGAGCGTTGCTTTCTTCTCTTGGATGGCCACCTCAGCTTTCTAACTTAACTTCATCGAGCCTTGATTCTAAGTCTGATGATATCCAAAATCCGCTTTTCAACATGGAAGGGAACCTCAAAAGTCAGTACTGTGGAAACTTCCATGCTCTGTGTAGCTTGCAGGGTCTGCAGCTGCAAAGAAAGTCGCGGCAGCTTGGGAGCCATAAGGCTGAAAATGTTCTTTTCCACCAGCCACTCTGGGCTATTGAAGAGCTCGTTAACCCTCTGACTGTTGCATCTCAGCGACATTTTGCAAAATGGAGCGAGAAGCCTGAATTCATTTTTGCACTTGTGTATAAAATCACAAGGGATTATGCGGACTCCATGGATGAGTTACTACAACCGTTTGTTGATAAAGCAAAGCTAGCTGGGTACAGTTGCAGAGAAGAGTGGGTTTCGGCTATGGTGAGCTCATTGTCTTTGTACTTGGTGAAAGAGATATTCCCTACATATGTTGGTCAGCTAAACGAACCTGATCTTAGTTCTGAGGCTAAGGTTTCGTGGCTCCATCTCATTGACCTGATGATCTCTTTTGATAAGCGAGCTCAGTCTCTGGTATCTCAGTCAGGAATACTTTCGCTTCAAGAAGATGGGAATCTTCTGAGAATCTCCTCTCTTTCAGTTTTCTGTGACAGACCTGATTGGCTCGATATATGGGCAGAGATAGAGCTAGATGAGAGGCTCGTCAAGTTAAAGGCAGAGATGGATAATGATAGAAACTGGACGGTGAAGGTGCAAGACGAACTCATCTCCACTTCAAACGTTTACAGACCACCAGTTGTTTCCAGCATCCTTCTGCAGCACTTGTCATCAATCATAGAACGATCTAAATCAGTGCCTGCCATTTACTTGAGGGCAAGGTTCCTGAGACTGGCAGCCTCGTCAACAATCCAGAAGTTCTTGGATTGCCTCCTTCTCAGGTGCCAAGAGGCTGAAGGACTAACTGCTTTAACCGAAAATAACGATCTAATCAAGGTCTCAAACTCTATCAATGCTGGTCACTACATTGAATCAGTCTTGGATGAGTGGTGTGAGGATGTCTTTTTCCTCGAAATGGGAAGTGGACAGGACAGTCCACAGGAAGCTCCGGGACAGGAGAACTTTACAGAACCTTCTGAAGGTATTTTCGGAGAAGAGTTTGAGAAGCTGGAGAAGTTCAGGCTAGAGTGGATTAACAAGTTGTCTGTGGTGGTCTTCAGAGGCCTTGATGCTCGGACTCGAGAGTACATTAAAAACAGAAAGCAATGGCAGGAGAAGAGAGACAAAGAGTGGACGGTGTCGAGGGCACTAGTCGGGGCTCTAGACTACTTACAAGGCAAAACGTCGATAATACAAGAAAATCTAAACAAAGCAGACTTTACAGCTATGTGGAGGAGTCTAGCCTCAGAGATAGACAAGCTGTTCTTCAACAGCATCTTGATGGCGAATGTGAAGTTTTCTGATGATGGAGTCGAAAGGTTTAGAGAGGACATGGAGGTTCTATATGGGGTTTTCAGGGGGTGGTGTGTTAGACCGGAAGGGTTCTTCCCTAAACTAAGCGAGGGGCTAACACTTCTGAAGATGAAAGAGAAGCAAGTAAAGGAGGGTCTGAGCAGAGGCAAGAAGTGGTTACGTGAGAATGGAGTTCGATATATGACTGAAGCCGAAGCCAAGAGGATAGCTAAGAGTAGAGTGTTCTCTTAA